A genomic region of Bactrocera dorsalis isolate Fly_Bdor chromosome 3, ASM2337382v1, whole genome shotgun sequence contains the following coding sequences:
- the LOC125777101 gene encoding probable serine/threonine-protein kinase DDB_G0282963, protein MSHSLHNTIHNTHATLHHTHSSIVSHSQKFRKNNNAAAVANSNSIFSQRATSIPGHTSNTAAMAFKQGLPTASSIYQRNNNSRRLQHHMSSAGMPGVLGGSGGGGVIGGEKPLTFSTSKSTTVNANNNQHQYTNYTNCDNNNRNSSYNAGAASAVASNAVVGSTAATVTASIPNSNDNNSFSYNNSCNTTADADDSDDLFMMSDNTTTTTTTTINS, encoded by the exons ATGTCGCATTCACTTCATAACACCATACACAACACACACGCCACACTCCATCACACACACTCATCCATCGTTTCGCATTCACAGAAATTTCGCAAAAACAATAATGCCGCAGCCGTTGCCAATTCAAATAGCATATTTAGTCAGCGTGCTACCTCCATACCGGGACACACCAGCAACACCGCAGCAATGGCCTTTAAGCAGGGCTTGCCCACGGCCTCGTCCATCTACCAAAGGAACAACAATAGTCGACGTTTGCAACATCATATGTCTTCGGCTGGTATGCCGGGTGTATTGGGTGGTAGTGGCGGTGGTGGTGTGATTGGTGGTGAGAAGCCGCTAACCTTTTCCACCTCAAAATCGACAACTGTAAATGCCAACAACAATCAGCatcaatatacaaattatacaaattgcgacaacaacaataggaATAGTAGTTATAATGCCGGCGCTGCTTCGGCAGTTGCTTCAAATGCTGTTGTTGGCAGCACCGCCGCAACAGTTACAGCCAGCATTCCCAAtagcaacgacaacaacagtTTTAGTTACAATAATTCATGCAACACAACAGCGGACGCCGATGACAGCGACGATCTGTTTATGATGAGCGAtaacactacaacaacaacaacaacaactattaatT cataa